A region of Anopheles merus strain MAF chromosome 2R, AmerM5.1, whole genome shotgun sequence DNA encodes the following proteins:
- the LOC121589867 gene encoding uncharacterized protein LOC121589867, which translates to MGECYICLHRAVPLFDSPVLFSRRRQTLPNWLTSGIARNQKAVPQTLTHSDDTLHASKDTMARHTLCPEGSSLVATAKQRAESFDLLDELELLLHRKGRWPVFLVTLIALALCFLVVGLLMATGIMLVTFLLFIFNIEPPNETTSCLNWRGDF; encoded by the exons ATGGGGGAATgttatatttgtttacatcgtGCTGTACCTTTGTTCGATTCGCCAGTTCTGTTCTCTCGCAGGCGCCAGACGCTACCGAACTGGCTGACATCCGGAATCGCCCGCAACCAG AAAGCCGTTCCTCAAACCCTAACCCACTCCGACGACACATTGCACGCGAGCAAGGATACGATGGCACGTCACACACTCTGCCCTGAGGGCAGCTCGCTTGTGGCCACTGCCAAGCAGCGTGCCGAATCGTTCGATTTGCTCGACGAGCTGGAACTGTTGCTGCACCGGAAAGGACGTTGGCCGGTGTTCCTCGTGACCTTGATTGCGTTGGCATTGTGTTTCCTCGTGGTCGGTTTACTGATGGCCACCGGGATCATGTTGGTGACGTTCCTGCTGTTCATCTTCAACATCGAACCGCCAAACGAGACAACCAGTTGCCTAAATTGGCGGGGGGATTTTTAA
- the LOC121589865 gene encoding mitochondrial potassium channel-like — MFTSRVTVCCSMHGLNQSCFRANYIISFRCLADRAKAVDSGAQEKESFQYYTIASEQVTKRPSPKHGTDVALRRISLVDLAKSKLYEAQSFYDEFSGMNEVKVAQNKVIEIQDQLQLVQERRRHILLELTLVRKQLQDIHIELQKATRGEHRYVELIKQEFDVLAREKEKNQIFQIIDQEERELFSHLTAAVKTSHEKERTQANNVKYWSIIASGVGALLGIVATSINYYFRNTQFETIRKAAEENNRKLAGMEKQLVSLETSIGRMNVEWNRYLSEKRVAEQRRVARSSAESWGGYFRRHLSRLARVFIPKA, encoded by the exons ATGTTCACGTCACGAGTTACTGTCTGCTGCAGCATGCATGGACTAAACCAGTCATGTTTTCGTGCAAATTACATAATTTCATTCCGTTGTTTAGCGGACCGGGCTAAGGCAGTCGATTCGGGTGCGCAGGAAAAAGAGTCCTTCCAGTACTACACCATCGCATCGGAGCAGGTGACAAAACGGCCAAGTCCAAAGCATGGCACGGATGTGGCCCTGCGCCGTATCAGCTTGGTCGATCTGGCCAAAAGCAAGCTGTACGAGGCACAATCATTCTACGACGAGTTTAGCGGTATGAACGAGGTGAAAGTAGCGCAGAACAAGGTGATCGAAATTCAGGACCAGCTGCAGCTCGTCCAGGAACGTCGACGGCACATCCTGCTGGAGCTGACGTTGGTGCGCAAACAGCTGCAGGACATTCACATCGAGCTGCAGAAGGCAACGCGGGGGGAGCATCGTTACGTGGAGCTGATCAAGCAGGAGTTTGAT GTGCTCGCAcgggagaaggagaagaaccAAATCTTTCAAATCATCGACCAGGAGGAGCGGGAACTGTTCTCGCACCTGACGGCAGCGGTCAAGACGTCCCACGAGAAGGAACGCACGCAGGCGAACAACGTAAAGTACTGGTCAATCATTGCGTCCGGAGTAGGGGCACTGTTGGGCATTGTGGCCACCTCGATAAACTATTACTTCCGCAACACCCAGTTTGAAACGATACGGAAAGCGGCGGAGGAAAACAATCGGAAGCTGGCCGGCATGGAGAAGCAGCTGGTGAGCTTAGAGACGTCCATCGGACGTATGAACGTTGAATGGAACCGTTATTTGAGCGAGAAACGGGTAGCTGAGCAGCGCCGAGTGGCACGCAGCTCGGCCGAGTCCTGGGGCGGGTACTTCCGGCGGCATTTGTCGCGACTCGCTCGTGTTTTCATACCAAAAGCATAG
- the LOC121589866 gene encoding uncharacterized protein LOC121589866, translated as MDKRNTSELELIEVKKQLAELNSSQQNVTHQDIEYLDFLKKEFKLLSEKQRLDGLIGLLNYEHQLLLMQLTHALNEVHAKERHEANTLRLVKLFLTTLVAVIGFAGNAGYNHYKDAKVQNHMMQQSTMLQTVLEYVEEEKSRKATASTESWGSYLYRQPGRLYGYLLPKQSTESWGSSLYRQPVRLYRYIFPKNP; from the exons ATGGACAAACGGAACACTAGCGAGCTGGAGCTCATAGAGGTGAAGAAGCAACTTGCGGAACTGAACAGCTCACAGCAAAATGTAACGCATCAGGACATCGAATACTTAGACTTTTTGAAAAAAGAATTCAAG CTGTTATCAGAGAAGCAGCGCCTGGATGGACTGATAGGGCTTCTGAACTACGAACACCAACTGCTGCTGATGCAGCTAACACACGCCCTCAACGAGGTTCATGCGAAGGAGCGCCATGAAGCAAACACGCTTCGATTGGTGAAATTATTTCTCACCACACTGGTGGCCGTGATTGGATTCGCAGGAAACGCCGGGTACAATCACTACAAAGACGCCAAGGTACAGAACCACATGATGCAGCAAAGCACGATGCTTCAGACGGTGTTGGAGTATGTGGAGGAGGAGAAATCACGCAAAGCGACAGCTTCGACTGAATCCTGGGGAAGCTATTTGTATCGCCAGCCGGGCCGGCTGTACGGATACCTGCTGCCGAAACAGTCCACCGAGTCATGGGGAAGCAGCCTATATCGTCAACCTGTTCGGCTTTATCGGTACATATTTCCTAAAAATCCATAA
- the LOC121590981 gene encoding protein fem-1 homolog CG6966 isoform X1, with protein sequence MLINAILRAFIVHTLKRRRRRTKCTLLRAFLRMVNFRRFGHYQRYLAYPVREVDGPAPRVVPPVEAAAPPAAVAAIPANVPPEQGANRRRRQMQHRFRIVGEEEFLQQEEDIMKWTSRLMPNDLKTLVTMKTNGVTPLLIACRNGHFDVVQYLIKRCHADVEQAGSVIFDGEKIEGAPPLWCASAAGHTNIVKLLVQNGAKVNSTTKTNSTPLRAACFDGHYEIVKYLVSQGADIEVANRHGHTCLMIACYKGHFKIAQYLLSLKTDVNRRSVKGNTALHDCAESGSLEILQLLLQHGATMDVDSYGMTPLLAASVTGHLPIVEHLIKLPFVSREDRIAALELLGATYVDKKRDMLGALSFWKRAMEDRYNNSPVLPKPTREPLSPYDYVQEVNNLSMLEELVMDPDEMRMQALLIRERILGPVHPDTSYYIRFRGAVYADSGRFDRCIELWTYALSMQQSILEPLNPMTQSSLLSFAELFSYMLGEVGRPITRGRIVPPIETSDMLVVFKKSVREVQLGQQMFEKLAYHERDHGALSRALVIALHLACLLVRLLDEEEELCSAEMKHQILQALYDLVSLKFVSQTGRTALHLACYKDAALVGRYPVCQLPSARLAKALLQVGADPNAQDDDGNTPLHLAALSRPCPPELAQILLEHGAHLDTRNVDGDCFESLLQNQQLHELVNPIKYTRLSCLAARAIRRYAINCQEEIPKCLHAFVDSH encoded by the exons ATGCTAATCAATGCGATACTGAGGGCATTTATCGTGCACACGCTGAAacgccgacgacgacgcaCCAAATGTACGCTGCTGCGAGCGTTCCTCAGAATGGTGAACTTCCGCCGTTTCGGCCACTATCAGCGCTACCTGGCGTATCCGGTGCGCGAGGTCGATGGACCAGCGCCGAGGGTCGTTCCACCGGTGGAGGCGGCGGCGCCACCAGCGGCCGTAGCCGCCATACCAGCAAATGTCCCACCGGAGCAGGGCGCTAACAGGCGTCGGCGACAAATGCAGCATCGGTTCCGAATCGTGGGCGAAGAAGAGTTCCTGCAGCAGGAGGAAGACATTATG AAATGGACCTCCAGGTTGATGCCGAACGACCTCAAGACGCTGGTGACGATGAAGACAAACGGCGTCACACCACTGCTAATTGCGTGCCGCAATGGTCACTTTGACGTGGTGCAGTACCTGATCAAGCGCTGCCACGCCGACGTCGAGCAGGCCGGTTCCGTCATATTCGACGGGGAAAAGATCGAGGGCGCACCGCCGCTGTGGTGCGCGTCGGCCGCCGGTCACACGAACATCGTGAAGCTGTTAGTCCAAAACGGTGCCAAAGTGAACAGTACGACCAAAACGAACAGTACCCCGCTCCGGGCGGCCTGTTTTGATGGGCACTATGAAATCGTGAAGTATCTCGTATCGCAAGGTGCAG ACATCGAGGTCGCAAACCGGCACGGACACACCTGTCTGATGATCGCCTGCTACAAGGGACACTTTAAAATCGCACAATACTTGCTCTCGCTCAAAACGGATGTAAACCGGCGTAGCGTGAAAGGCAACACGGCCCTGCACGATTGCGCCGAGTCAGGTTCGCTGGAGAtattgcagctgctgctgcagcacggtGCTACGATGGATGTCGATTCTTACG GAATGACCCCCTTGCTGGCAGCGAGCGTTACCGGACATCTGCCGATCGTGGAACACTTGATCAAGCTACCGTTCGTGTCGCGCGAGGATAGGATCGCCGCCCTGGAACTGCTCGGTGCTACATATGTCGACAAGAAGCGCGATATGCTTGGAGCACTATCGTTCTGGAAGCGTGCTATGGAGGATCG CTACAACAACAGTCCCGTACTGCCGAAACCGACTCGCGAACCACTGTCCCCGTACGATTACGTGCAGGAGGTGAACAATCTCAGCATGCTCGAGGAGCTGGTGATGGACCCGGACGAGATGCGCATGCAGGCGCTGCTGATCCGCGAGCGAATACTGGGCCCGGTGCATCCGGACACGAGCTACTACATACGGTTCCGCGGTGCCGTGTACGCCGACTCGGGCCGGTTCGACCGGTGCATCGAGCTGTGGACGTACGCACTGTCGATGCAGCAGAGCATCCTGGAACCGCTCAACCCGATGACCCAGTCGTCCCTGCTGTCGTTCGCCGAGCTGTTTAGCTACATGCTGGGCGAGGTCGGTCGGCCGATTACGCGCGGCCGCATTGTACCGCCGATCGAAACCTCCGACATGCTGGTCGTGTTCAAGAAGTCGGTCCGGGAGGTGCAGCTCGGCCAGCAGATGTTTGAAAAGCTGGCATACCACGAGCGGGACCATGGTGCGCTCAGCAGGGCGCTGGTGATTGCGCTGCATCTGGCCTGTCTGCTGGTGCGGTTgctggacgaggaggaggagctgtGCAGCGCAGAGATGAAGCATCAGATCCTACAGGCACTGTACGATTTGGTGAGCTTAAAG TTTGTATCGCAAACGGGTAGAACAGCTTTGCATCTGGCTTGCTACAAGGATGCGGCCCTGGTCGGACGATATCCCGTGTGTCAGCTACCGTCGGCGCGACTCGCCAAGGCTCTGCTGCAGGTAGGAGCCGATCCAAACGCACAGGACGATGACGGTAACACGCCGCTGCATCTGGCTGCCCTGAGCCGGCCCTGCCCGCCAGAGCTGGCACAAATTTTGCTAGAGCATGGTGCCCATTTG GATACGCGAAATGTGGACGGCGATTGTTTCGAGTCACTGTTGCAAAACCAGCAGCTGCACGAGCTGGTCAACCCAATCAAGTACACCCGGCTATCCTGTCTGGCGGCCCGTGCTATTAGGCGTTACGCAATCAACTGTCAGGAAGAGATTCCCAAGTGCTTGCACGCGTTCGTTGACTCGCACTAA
- the LOC121590981 gene encoding protein fem-1 homolog CG6966 isoform X3 gives MPNDLKTLVTMKTNGVTPLLIACRNGHFDVVQYLIKRCHADVEQAGSVIFDGEKIEGAPPLWCASAAGHTNIVKLLVQNGAKVNSTTKTNSTPLRAACFDGHYEIVKYLVSQGADIEVANRHGHTCLMIACYKGHFKIAQYLLSLKTDVNRRSVKGNTALHDCAESGSLEILQLLLQHGATMDVDSYGMTPLLAASVTGHLPIVEHLIKLPFVSREDRIAALELLGATYVDKKRDMLGALSFWKRAMEDRYNNSPVLPKPTREPLSPYDYVQEVNNLSMLEELVMDPDEMRMQALLIRERILGPVHPDTSYYIRFRGAVYADSGRFDRCIELWTYALSMQQSILEPLNPMTQSSLLSFAELFSYMLGEVGRPITRGRIVPPIETSDMLVVFKKSVREVQLGQQMFEKLAYHERDHGALSRALVIALHLACLLVRLLDEEEELCSAEMKHQILQALYDLVSLKFVSQTGRTALHLACYKDAALVGRYPVCQLPSARLAKALLQVGADPNAQDDDGNTPLHLAALSRPCPPELAQILLEHGAHLDTRNVDGDCFESLLQNQQLHELVNPIKYTRLSCLAARAIRRYAINCQEEIPKCLHAFVDSH, from the exons ATGCCGAACGACCTCAAGACGCTGGTGACGATGAAGACAAACGGCGTCACACCACTGCTAATTGCGTGCCGCAATGGTCACTTTGACGTGGTGCAGTACCTGATCAAGCGCTGCCACGCCGACGTCGAGCAGGCCGGTTCCGTCATATTCGACGGGGAAAAGATCGAGGGCGCACCGCCGCTGTGGTGCGCGTCGGCCGCCGGTCACACGAACATCGTGAAGCTGTTAGTCCAAAACGGTGCCAAAGTGAACAGTACGACCAAAACGAACAGTACCCCGCTCCGGGCGGCCTGTTTTGATGGGCACTATGAAATCGTGAAGTATCTCGTATCGCAAGGTGCAG ACATCGAGGTCGCAAACCGGCACGGACACACCTGTCTGATGATCGCCTGCTACAAGGGACACTTTAAAATCGCACAATACTTGCTCTCGCTCAAAACGGATGTAAACCGGCGTAGCGTGAAAGGCAACACGGCCCTGCACGATTGCGCCGAGTCAGGTTCGCTGGAGAtattgcagctgctgctgcagcacggtGCTACGATGGATGTCGATTCTTACG GAATGACCCCCTTGCTGGCAGCGAGCGTTACCGGACATCTGCCGATCGTGGAACACTTGATCAAGCTACCGTTCGTGTCGCGCGAGGATAGGATCGCCGCCCTGGAACTGCTCGGTGCTACATATGTCGACAAGAAGCGCGATATGCTTGGAGCACTATCGTTCTGGAAGCGTGCTATGGAGGATCG CTACAACAACAGTCCCGTACTGCCGAAACCGACTCGCGAACCACTGTCCCCGTACGATTACGTGCAGGAGGTGAACAATCTCAGCATGCTCGAGGAGCTGGTGATGGACCCGGACGAGATGCGCATGCAGGCGCTGCTGATCCGCGAGCGAATACTGGGCCCGGTGCATCCGGACACGAGCTACTACATACGGTTCCGCGGTGCCGTGTACGCCGACTCGGGCCGGTTCGACCGGTGCATCGAGCTGTGGACGTACGCACTGTCGATGCAGCAGAGCATCCTGGAACCGCTCAACCCGATGACCCAGTCGTCCCTGCTGTCGTTCGCCGAGCTGTTTAGCTACATGCTGGGCGAGGTCGGTCGGCCGATTACGCGCGGCCGCATTGTACCGCCGATCGAAACCTCCGACATGCTGGTCGTGTTCAAGAAGTCGGTCCGGGAGGTGCAGCTCGGCCAGCAGATGTTTGAAAAGCTGGCATACCACGAGCGGGACCATGGTGCGCTCAGCAGGGCGCTGGTGATTGCGCTGCATCTGGCCTGTCTGCTGGTGCGGTTgctggacgaggaggaggagctgtGCAGCGCAGAGATGAAGCATCAGATCCTACAGGCACTGTACGATTTGGTGAGCTTAAAG TTTGTATCGCAAACGGGTAGAACAGCTTTGCATCTGGCTTGCTACAAGGATGCGGCCCTGGTCGGACGATATCCCGTGTGTCAGCTACCGTCGGCGCGACTCGCCAAGGCTCTGCTGCAGGTAGGAGCCGATCCAAACGCACAGGACGATGACGGTAACACGCCGCTGCATCTGGCTGCCCTGAGCCGGCCCTGCCCGCCAGAGCTGGCACAAATTTTGCTAGAGCATGGTGCCCATTTG GATACGCGAAATGTGGACGGCGATTGTTTCGAGTCACTGTTGCAAAACCAGCAGCTGCACGAGCTGGTCAACCCAATCAAGTACACCCGGCTATCCTGTCTGGCGGCCCGTGCTATTAGGCGTTACGCAATCAACTGTCAGGAAGAGATTCCCAAGTGCTTGCACGCGTTCGTTGACTCGCACTAA
- the LOC121590981 gene encoding protein fem-1 homolog CG6966 isoform X2, with product MTSSQPSQSSDGQHTIADSGTMLPTVVESVFNAARTGNLAALKKWTSRLMPNDLKTLVTMKTNGVTPLLIACRNGHFDVVQYLIKRCHADVEQAGSVIFDGEKIEGAPPLWCASAAGHTNIVKLLVQNGAKVNSTTKTNSTPLRAACFDGHYEIVKYLVSQGADIEVANRHGHTCLMIACYKGHFKIAQYLLSLKTDVNRRSVKGNTALHDCAESGSLEILQLLLQHGATMDVDSYGMTPLLAASVTGHLPIVEHLIKLPFVSREDRIAALELLGATYVDKKRDMLGALSFWKRAMEDRYNNSPVLPKPTREPLSPYDYVQEVNNLSMLEELVMDPDEMRMQALLIRERILGPVHPDTSYYIRFRGAVYADSGRFDRCIELWTYALSMQQSILEPLNPMTQSSLLSFAELFSYMLGEVGRPITRGRIVPPIETSDMLVVFKKSVREVQLGQQMFEKLAYHERDHGALSRALVIALHLACLLVRLLDEEEELCSAEMKHQILQALYDLVSLKFVSQTGRTALHLACYKDAALVGRYPVCQLPSARLAKALLQVGADPNAQDDDGNTPLHLAALSRPCPPELAQILLEHGAHLDTRNVDGDCFESLLQNQQLHELVNPIKYTRLSCLAARAIRRYAINCQEEIPKCLHAFVDSH from the exons AAATGGACCTCCAGGTTGATGCCGAACGACCTCAAGACGCTGGTGACGATGAAGACAAACGGCGTCACACCACTGCTAATTGCGTGCCGCAATGGTCACTTTGACGTGGTGCAGTACCTGATCAAGCGCTGCCACGCCGACGTCGAGCAGGCCGGTTCCGTCATATTCGACGGGGAAAAGATCGAGGGCGCACCGCCGCTGTGGTGCGCGTCGGCCGCCGGTCACACGAACATCGTGAAGCTGTTAGTCCAAAACGGTGCCAAAGTGAACAGTACGACCAAAACGAACAGTACCCCGCTCCGGGCGGCCTGTTTTGATGGGCACTATGAAATCGTGAAGTATCTCGTATCGCAAGGTGCAG ACATCGAGGTCGCAAACCGGCACGGACACACCTGTCTGATGATCGCCTGCTACAAGGGACACTTTAAAATCGCACAATACTTGCTCTCGCTCAAAACGGATGTAAACCGGCGTAGCGTGAAAGGCAACACGGCCCTGCACGATTGCGCCGAGTCAGGTTCGCTGGAGAtattgcagctgctgctgcagcacggtGCTACGATGGATGTCGATTCTTACG GAATGACCCCCTTGCTGGCAGCGAGCGTTACCGGACATCTGCCGATCGTGGAACACTTGATCAAGCTACCGTTCGTGTCGCGCGAGGATAGGATCGCCGCCCTGGAACTGCTCGGTGCTACATATGTCGACAAGAAGCGCGATATGCTTGGAGCACTATCGTTCTGGAAGCGTGCTATGGAGGATCG CTACAACAACAGTCCCGTACTGCCGAAACCGACTCGCGAACCACTGTCCCCGTACGATTACGTGCAGGAGGTGAACAATCTCAGCATGCTCGAGGAGCTGGTGATGGACCCGGACGAGATGCGCATGCAGGCGCTGCTGATCCGCGAGCGAATACTGGGCCCGGTGCATCCGGACACGAGCTACTACATACGGTTCCGCGGTGCCGTGTACGCCGACTCGGGCCGGTTCGACCGGTGCATCGAGCTGTGGACGTACGCACTGTCGATGCAGCAGAGCATCCTGGAACCGCTCAACCCGATGACCCAGTCGTCCCTGCTGTCGTTCGCCGAGCTGTTTAGCTACATGCTGGGCGAGGTCGGTCGGCCGATTACGCGCGGCCGCATTGTACCGCCGATCGAAACCTCCGACATGCTGGTCGTGTTCAAGAAGTCGGTCCGGGAGGTGCAGCTCGGCCAGCAGATGTTTGAAAAGCTGGCATACCACGAGCGGGACCATGGTGCGCTCAGCAGGGCGCTGGTGATTGCGCTGCATCTGGCCTGTCTGCTGGTGCGGTTgctggacgaggaggaggagctgtGCAGCGCAGAGATGAAGCATCAGATCCTACAGGCACTGTACGATTTGGTGAGCTTAAAG TTTGTATCGCAAACGGGTAGAACAGCTTTGCATCTGGCTTGCTACAAGGATGCGGCCCTGGTCGGACGATATCCCGTGTGTCAGCTACCGTCGGCGCGACTCGCCAAGGCTCTGCTGCAGGTAGGAGCCGATCCAAACGCACAGGACGATGACGGTAACACGCCGCTGCATCTGGCTGCCCTGAGCCGGCCCTGCCCGCCAGAGCTGGCACAAATTTTGCTAGAGCATGGTGCCCATTTG GATACGCGAAATGTGGACGGCGATTGTTTCGAGTCACTGTTGCAAAACCAGCAGCTGCACGAGCTGGTCAACCCAATCAAGTACACCCGGCTATCCTGTCTGGCGGCCCGTGCTATTAGGCGTTACGCAATCAACTGTCAGGAAGAGATTCCCAAGTGCTTGCACGCGTTCGTTGACTCGCACTAA
- the LOC121590984 gene encoding uncharacterized protein LOC121590984 produces MLQMRIISVPLLSAAVLLQPLLAAPIFWFLPWSFPALSPTTTTLATTSGTAALSGASNSSNVSVAIGNRVNTSTGLDDYGTNITNVQINVNRMRRAVTDADLAKLERKLRQTADEGSSNGTVITIGEHTIRLPHNISNLTVNTYLINGIPENYMMLADTSSATINANETYTPLLSAIRLFKNFFSSLFSKQGSQT; encoded by the exons ATGCTACAGATGCGGATCATCTCTGTTCCACTACTTTCAGCGGCGGTTCTG CTGCAACCGCTGCTGGCAGCTCCGATATTTTGGTTTCTTCCGTGGAGTTTTCCTGCACTGTCTCCAACCACCACTACCTTGGCGACCACTTCCGGGACGGCGGCATTGAGTGGCGCTTCTAATTCTTCGAACGTGTCGGTCGCAATCGGAAACCGCGTCAACACGTCGACCGGTCTCGATGACTACGGCACGAACATAACGAACGTGCAGATAAACGTCAACCGTATGCGAAGAGCTGTCACCGACGCGGATTTGGCCAAGCTTGAACGAAAACTGCGTCAAACGGCCGATGAAGGGTCGTCCAATGGAACGGTTATAACCATTGGCGAGCATACGATTCGGCTGCCGCACAACATATCCAACCTCACCGTCAATACGTACCTCATCAACGGAATTCCTGAGAATTATATGATGCTGGCGGACACTAGTAGCGCGACTATAAATGCCAACGAAACGTATACTCCGCTACTATCCGCTATTAGACTTTTTAAGAATTTTTTCTCGTCCCTCTTCAGTAAACAAGGCTCACAAACTTAG